In the genome of Luteitalea pratensis, the window CCCACTGCGTGCAGCGCGACGATCCAACAGCAGGGGCACCCCGCGACGCGCAGCGACGTGCACGAGGGCGATGAAGGCGTCGGCCTCATCGCCGGCGACGAGGTGCACGCGCGCTTCGACACGCAGCGTGGCATCCCGATCTTCTACGACTCGAAGAAGGCCCTCGGCTCGGCGGCCGCCGGCTTCGGCCTGCAGATTTTCTGCGAGCGCGGTGTCGTGGATCTCCGCATGGACATCGAACCGCTCGTGCACGTGCGGGAGGGACACCCGTTCATACCCGACACGACGCCGCGTGCGTGGATCCCGTTGACGTCGGCAGGGCCTGGCGTGCCGGAAACGGTGCCGGGGCTTTCCAAGCGCATCCTCGACCACGTCGCGGCGGTCGAGGACCTGCTGGCTTGCCTCGGCAGCGGCCGCGAACCGCTCTGCGGGCCTACGCCCGCAAGCGAAACCGTCGAGATGACCCAGGCCGTCTTCGCATCGTTCGCCGCCGGAGGCCCCGTGACGATGCCGCTGACGACCCGCACGTGGCCACTCACGCGAGAGCCTATCGTCTAGGCGTCGGGCGTGCTCGACGCATCGGCGCGATGTTCGACTCCGTGCGCTTTCCGCCGACCTGAAGGTCGGCGGCTACGACGGAATGTCCCGTCGACCAAGGTCGACGGCTACACTTCGCGATGTCCGTCGACCTGAACGTCGGCGGCTACGACCGGTCGACGATTCCCGGTGCCCGATTCCCGGTGCCCGGTGCCCGGACTACGTCGAGTGTTTGTTCAGGACGGCGTCGATCAGGCGTTCGAGCTCGCCGGCCTTCTCGACGAGTTCGGCCGCAATCCGCGACTCGTCGTCGCGGCCGCGGAAGCACTCATCGGCGATGTTCAGCGCTGCGAGCACGGCCAGCTTGGTCGACTCGCCGATCGGGACGGCCGTCGACGCCGCATCCATCGTGACGTCGACGTAGCGGGCGAGCTTGTGGACGTACGACGGATCGAGAGCGCTGCGCACCGGGTAACGCAGCCCCTGGATATCCACCATCACCACGTGGTTGGGCGGATCCTGATCGCCGAGCGGCGTCTCGTCGTCCACGATAGGGGTGACGTTCACCTTCACATCACATCTGGAGGGCGTCGAGCTGGGCGAGCATGTCGGCCACGCGCGTGCGCACCTGGTCGCGTTCCTCGCGCATCGCCTGCAGTTCGGTCGACACGCCAGCGGCATCCGACAGCTGTGCCTGCAGCGCGTCCACTTCCTTGCCGAGCCGGTCGTTGTCGGTACGGAGCTTGGTAGCCTCCGCGCGACTCTTCTCGACGAGCGTGATCAGTTGACGGATCTTCTCGTCGAGGCGCTCGACGACCGCAAGGTCGGCAGCGGTGGCGGTGGCGGTGTTGCTCATGTGCAGGCTCCCTGACCAGCCCAGCGGCCGGTCGATATGTTCAGCGCAAGGTGGCGCCATGGTCGGCGGCCAGCGCGGCGAGGATGGCGTCGGTGGCGTGCTGCACTTCGGCGTCCGTCAGCGTGCGCTCGGCCGCCCGGAAGGTCAGTCTCAACGACAGACTCACCTTGCCGTCCGGCAGCGACTTGCCCTGGTAGCGATCGAACTCGCGCACCGACACCAGCGTGGGCGGTGCAGACGCGTGAATCGTGCCACGAACCCTCACCGCCGGCAAGTCAGCCGGAAGCACGATCGAGAGGTCACGCACCACGGAAGGGTGGCGTGGTAGCGCTTGCATCACCGGTTGGCGATCGGGATCGTAGTCGGGCGCCGCAAGGTCCAGGTCGAGTTCGGCCACCAACACCGCATCAGCTGCGGGTAGTCCGCGTGCCTCTCCAAGGGAGGGGGAGAGCTGGCCGACCCAGCCGACATCGACGCGCGTGTTGCCGTGCATCGCGACGAGCCGCGCGGCCCGTCCCGTCAGCAACGCTGGATGATCGTCCGCTTCGACGTCGACCCGCACCCGCAGCGTCTCGGCGACCCGCTGCAGCACGCCCAGCACGTCGTAGAGATCGACCATCCTGCCGCTGCCACTCCAATGCTCCGCCGCCGCCGCACCCGTCCATGCGATGGCCACGCTCCGCGTCTCGCCGTGGGTGCGCGTGAAGCGCGTGCCCACTTCGAACAGGCGGATGTCATGCTGCTCGCGACGCCGGTTGTGCGAGAGGCTGTCGACGACGCCGGGCACCACAGAGGGCCGGAGTACCGCGAACAACTCCGAGAGCGGGTTCGCGATCGCGATCGGTGCCGCGTCGAACGGCACCGCCGCGGCTCGCTCGATGAACGTGAAAGTGACGGCTTCCGCGAAGCCGGCGCCCACGAGGACGTCACGGACGCGCGCGTCGCGGACCAGCCGCGGCGCGGTCTTCGCCGGTGGCGCAGCGAGGGCGGGGAAGGTCACCGGCAGGCGCTCGTATCCCGCGCAGCGTGCGATTTCCTCGATCAGATCTTCCTCGCGCGTGACGTCGCCCCGCCACCCTGGCACGGTGACATTCCATTCTGGAGAGGGATGGTCATGGGCCGGGCTCGCCGCCTCCGCCAAGGCTTCGGCGCCCAAGGGCGAGCCGGTCCTGCCGTCGGAGGACGCCTTCCGCCGAAGCCCGCCATCTTCGATCGGGCGAAAGTGAAAACCGAGTAACGTGAGAATCTGCTCCACCTCGGCCGGAGCCACGTCCATCCCGAGCACGCGCCAGATACGCGACCAGCGCAGGCGAACACTGCGCGCGGTGGAGGAGGGCGTTCCGACGATGACCTCGCCGTCGCGCGGCGTGCCCGCGCCAATCTCCACGATCAACTCGACGGCACGTCGCAGTGCGCGTGCAGGCATGCCCGGATCGACGCCGCGCTCGAATCGATAGGAGGCCTCGGTGGACAGGTTCAGGCGACGCCGCGTCCGGCGCACCTGCGTCGGCTCGAAGTACGCGCTTTCGAGGGCGATCGTCCTGGTGGTCGGGCCGATTTCGGTCGCGCCACCGCCCATCACGCCGGCCACCGCCTGCGCCGTTCCCGCATCGGCGATCACGAGCATGTCGTCGGCAAGCGTCCGTGTCACACCGTCGAGCGTCGTCAGCGTCTCACCGGCCCGAGCTGTACGCACCACCAGGTGGCGGTCGCCAATGGTGTCGAAGTCGAACGCGTGCAGCGGCTGGTTCAGTTCCAGCAGCACGTAGTTGGTGACGTCGACGATGTTGTTGATCGAGCGGACGCCGCTGAGGGTCAGCCGCTCGGCCAGCCAGGCCGGCGACGGCCCGATCGACACGTCCACCAGGGCCGCGCAGTACAGCGGGCACAGGTCGGGCCGCTCCACCGTCACCCGGATCGCGTCGGGGCTTGCCGCGCCGAAGCCTGCGGCGAAGGCGGGTGCCGGGTTCCGGGTGCCGGGTACCCGTGCATCGAAGGCCGAAGACCCAATGCTGAAGGCCGAGACCGGCGAGCGAAGTGCCAGCCCGTACTTCACGGCAACTTCGCGAGCCATGCCCAGAACGCTGAGGCAGTCGGGTCGATTGGCCGTCACCTCGAAGTCGATCACGGCATCGTCGGGATCGCCGTTGACCGGTTCCACCGAGGCGACCTCGAAGCCGCGCATCGTGAGGTCTTTCGCAAGCTGGTCGATCGGGACGGGGACGTCGACGTACTCCTTCAACCACGAGACGAGGATCTTCACGAGGCGAACTGCTCCAGGAAGCGGAGGTCGTTTTCGTAGAACGCGCGGATGTCGTCGACACGATGCGCGAGGAGCGCCAGGCGCTCGATACCCATGCCGAAGGCGAAGCCCGTATAACGCTCGGGGTCGATGCCCACCGCTTCGAAGACCGAGGGGTGGACCATGCCGCTGCCACCAATCTCGATCCAGCCGGTGCGCTTGCACATCGAGCAGCCGGACCCGAAGCACGACTGGCAGCCGACGAAGACCTCGGCGCTCGGCTCGGTGTACGGGAAGAAGCTCGGCTTGAACATGATCGGCGTCTTCGGATCGAAGAACTCCCGCGCGAAGCCGAGTAGCGTGCCCTTCAGGTCGGCCATCGTGACCTGCTCGCCGACGACTAGGGCTTCGACCTGCTGGAACATCGGCGTATGCGTGAGATCGAGGTTGTCGCGGCGGTACACGCGGCCAGGGGCGATGATGCGCACCGGCGGCGCATGCCGCTCCATGTAGCGGATCTGCATCGCGGACGTGTGCGTGCGCAGCAGCGTGGCAGGCCGCAGCGTGACGCCGGCGCCTGGCGCACCGGTCGCGCGGGTGCCCTGGACAAACGGCGCTTCGAGGTAGAGCGTGTCCTGGGCGTCGCGGGCAGGATGATCGGCTGGCATGTTCAGCGCCTCGAAGTTGTGCCAGTCGTCCTCGGCCTCGGGCCCATCGAGGATCTCGTAGCCCATGCGCACGAAGATGCGCTCGATCCGTTCCCGCATCGCATTCAACGGGTGGCGCGAGCCCACCGGCAGCGGGCGCGGCGCGAGAGTGAGGTCGAGCCCGGGCGTACGGATGGCGGCGCGTCCGAGTACTGCCTTGCGCGCCTCCAGTCCCGCCTCCACCGCCTGCTTGAGCTCGTTGGCCAACCGCCCGATCTCGCGCTTCTGGTCGGCCGGGGCGTTGCCGATTTCGGCGTACAGCGCCGTGACGAGGCCCTGCTTGCGGCCGAGGAAGCGATCGCGCACGGCCTGCAGATCGGCAGCCGACGTGACCGCGCCCAGTGCCGTGTCGAACTCGGCGCGCAATGCGGAGACGGAGGTGGAGAGGTCAGGCATCGTCAATTTCAGGGTTTCAGAAGTTCAGAATTTCGTTACCGCCATTGCTGCTTCGAAGGTTGGCGGTGGTGATGAAATTCCGAAATTGTGCAATTCAGCTGTGTACACGAAAAACGGGGGCGCGCCCGCGAAGGCGGCCCCCGTCAATTTCAGAATTTCACAATCTCAAAATTTCCTCACCACCGTCATGCCTCGAAGGTTGGCGGGTGATGATGAAATTTTGCAATTCCTGAAATTCTGCAATTCCTAAGCGTTCTGCTGCTTGAGGGCATCCTTGGCGCGCGAGGTGAGCGCCGCAAATGCCGACGGCTCGCTCACCGCGAGTTCGGCGAGCATCTTGCGATCGACGGTGACGCCGGCGCGGCTCAGGCCGGCGATGAACTGCGAGTAGCTGATGCCCTGCTGGCGCGCCGCGGCGTTGATGCGGACGATCCACAGGCGACGGAAATCGCGCTTCTTGCGGCGACGACCGACGAACGCGCTCTTGAGGGCGCGGTCGACCGCTTCCTTCGCGAACCGGTACAGCTTGCTCTTGTTGGCGTAGTACCCCTTGGCAAGGGTCAGCAACTTTTCGCGCTTTGCACGGCGCACCGTGCCACGCTTGACTCTCGGCATTCTCTTCTCCGCAGCCTCGGGGCGGCTCTCCAGCCGACTTGGGGACCCGGACTACTCATGGGACGGTGATATACCGACCCTGTTCAGTGAAATCGTGAAATTCGGAATTCTGAAATTGCAGAATTGCAGAAGTTCACCGTCACTTGTACGGCAGCATCAACTCCAGTTTTCCCTGATCCTGGGCTGAGACGAGCACCGTGCCGCGCAAGCCGCGCTTGCGCTTGGTGGTCTTGCTCGTCAGGATGTGCCGCTTGAACGCGCTGCCGCGCAGGAACTTGCCAGAGGCGGTGCGCTTGAACCGCTTCGAGGCGCCCTTGTGGGTCTTGAGTTTCGGCATGATCTGACTCTGTTTCTCTCTCGTTCACTGTCGGGGACGTCCCGGAGGCCGTCCCTGCCTGCGATGTGGTCGGGCCGCTCGTGAAGCAGCCTTCTCCTCCGGGATGCAGCCATCGCATCCCGTCGTCCGGCGACGCCATCGGTGGCGTCGCGGTGCTATTCGGCCGGGCGCTCGGCCGGTGTCTCGACCACCGGCGCGGTGCCTGCTGCGTCCTCATCGGCCACCGCCTGGGCGGCTGCCGCGAGTTCTTCCGCCGTCATTTCGGTGTCGTCTTCCTCGACCTCAGGCCGTGGCTCGCGCTCCGGCTTGGACGGCTTCTCGACCTTCTTGATGCCCGGGCGACCCGACAGGATGGTGTGCATGGTGTTGCCCTCCATCCGCGGCAGGTTCTCGGCGACCGCGATCTCGGTCAGCTCGGCGATGAGCCGTTCCAGAATCCGGCGGCCGATCTCCGGGTGGGCGATCTCGCGCCCGCGGAAGAACACCACCGCCTTGACCTTGTCGCCCTCGTGCAGGAAGCGCGAGATGTTGCGCTTCTTGAAGTCGTAATCGTGCAGGTCGACCTTCGGGCGGAACTTGACTTCCTTCACCTCGATGGTCTTCTGGTGCTTGCGGGCCTGCCGCTGCTTCTTCTGCTCGTTGTACTGGTACTTGCCGTAATCGGTGATACGGCAGACCGGCGGCACGGCGGTGGCAGCAACCTCGACGAGGTCCAGGCCCTTGGACTTTGCCAGTGCAACGGCCTGCGCCGGCGCCATGATGCCCAACTGCTGTCCTGCCTCGTCGATGACCCGGACCTCGCGCACGCGAATGCGCTCGTTGATCCGGACCCTGTCGTCCCGTCGGGGACCCCGCATGCGATTGTCGAACGCGATAACGACCTCCTTGAACGCGCCCCGCCCGCCGGTCCCATGACCGGCAACGCGAAACGCTTCTACACCCCTACTGGCTGGCCAGCTTGGCCCTTGCTCTCGATCTCGGCCTGCGCGTCGGTGACGAACTCGCGCACTGGCCGACTTCCCAAATCCCCGCCCTGGCGGCTGCGGACCGACACCGTGCCCTCGGCGACTTCCTTGTCGCCGACGACCAGCATGTACGGCACCTTCTGCAACTGCGCTTCGCGGATCTTGTACCCGATCTTCTCCTGCCGGTCGTCCAACCCGACCCGCAGGCCGCCCGCCTTCAACTCGACCTGCACCTGCGCCGCATACGCGGCGTGCCGGTCGGCAATCGGCAGCACCACGGCCTGCAGCGGCGCCAGCCAGAGCGGGAACGCCCCGGCGAAGTGCTCGATCAGCAAGGCGATGAACCGCTCGAAGCTGCCGAAGATCGCCCGATGGATCACCACCGGCCGGTGCTCGGCGTTGTCGGCCCCGACGTACTTCAGGTCGAATCGCTCCGGTATCTGGTAGTCCAACTGGATCGTCGCACACTGCCACTTGCGCCCGATCGCGTCGGTCACATCGAAGTCGACCTTCGGGCCGTAGAACGCCCCGTCGCCCTCGTTAAGTGTGTACGCCTGCCCGGCGCCCTCGAGCGCCAGCTTCAGCTGCGACTCGGCGTGATCCCAGGTCTCTCGCTGCCCGAGGTACTGCTCCGGGCGGGTCGAGAGCTTCACCTCGAAGGTCAAACCGAGATCGCCATAGACCTGCTGCACCAAGGCCAGCAGCCGCTGGACCTCGTCGCCAATCTGCTCCTGCATCACGAAGCAGTGCGCGTCGTCCTGCGAGAACTGGCGCACGCGCGTCAGCCCGCCGAGCACGCCCGACGCCTCGTTGCGGTGCAGCGCGGTCTGCTCGTGGAACCGGATCGGCAGGTCCTTGTAGCTGCGCACCTGGCTCGCGAAGACCAGCATGTGCCCAGGGCAGTTCATGGCCTTGAGCGCCATGGCCTCGCCCTCGTCGCCCTCGAGCACGAACATGTTCTCGCGGTAGTGGTGCCAGTGCCCCGATGTCTCCCACAACGCCTTGTTGAAGATGATCGGGGTCTTCACCTCTTCGTACCCGGCCGGGTAGAGCACCTTGCGCATGTACTCGGCCAGGCCGTTGTACAGCACGGTGCCCTTGTGCAGCCAGAACGCCGCGCCGGGGGCCCACGGGTGGAACATGAACAGTCCGAGTTCCTTGCCCACCTTGCGGTGGTCCCGCTTCTTGGCTTCCTCGAGCCGCGCCAGGTGCGCCTGGAGGTCCTTGTCGCTGAAGAACGCCGTGCCGTACACCCGCTGCATCGGCTGGTTCTTCGCGTCGCCCTTCCAGTACGCGCTCGACGTCGTCGTCAGCTTGAAGGCCTTGAGCTTGCCCGTCGACGGCACGTGCGGCCCGCGACAGAAGTCAACGAACGTCTCGCGGTCCTTGATCGTGTAGACCGAGACTTCGGACTGGCCCTGCGTGTTTTCTTCGATCAGCTGCACCTTCAGCGGTTCGCCACGCCCGCCGAAGAACGCCATCGCCTCGTCGCGCGGCCACATCTGCCGCTCGAAGATCTCGTCAGCCTGCGCCAGACGGCGCATTTCCGCCTCGATCTTCTCGAGATCCTCGGGCACGAACGGACGTTGGACCACGAAGTCGTAGTAGAAGCCGGGCGGTTCCTCGATCACCGGCCCGATGCCGCACTGGGTGCCGGGGAACAGCTTCGTGACGGCTGCCGCGAGCAGATGCGCCGTGCTGTGCCGATACACCTTGAGGGCGTCGGGGCCGTCGGCGGTCAGGATCTGGACCCGGGCGTCCTGCGTGAGAGGGTAGGAGAGGTCGACCACCTGGTCGTCCACCCTCGCCGCCAATGCGGCCTTCGCGAGGCGTGGAGACACGTCGGCCGCCACGTCCCGAACGGGCGTGCCGGCAGCCACGGATCGCGTGGATCCGTCGGGAAGAGTGAGTACGACGGGCGTCATGCCGCGAACACTGGTCTCCACAGCCGAGGCCGGCTGGAGCAACAACCGGTGGGCGGGTGGCTGGAAATGGTAGGCACGGGCGGAATCGAACCGCCGACCTCCTGCGTGTCAAGCAGGCGCTCTAACCCCTGAGCTACGCGCCTACAGCCGTTCGCACGAGCCTTGGTGCGAACAGGCATCTTACCGTGGAGCCGTCGAGTGGCGCAAGGCGCTAGGCCGCGGCCTTCGCCGGTGCCTTCGCGGCCACCGATTCGAGTGCCTTGTCGAGGATGGGGTCTTCGGCTGTGGCTGGCGCGCCGAACTCACGGTCGGGCTCGGCCACTGGAACGGTCGGGACAAGCCCCGTGCCGTGGATTGCGGTGCCCTTGGGCGTCAGCCAGCGGGCGTAGGTCAGCCAGAGGCCGCTGCCGTCGGGCAGTTTGACCAGCTTCTGTGAGCCGGCCCGGCCCAGGGTGCGCTCGCCGACACTCTTGGCGCGGTCGTTGTCGAGCAAGGCGGCAGTGAAGACCTCGGCCGCCTGCGACGTGCCGTTGGTCGTCAGGACCGTGATGGGGAGCGTCAGGCTGCCGTCGCCCGCCCTGGCTTCGGTCTTCTGCTGCCCCTGGCCACGCGCTTCACGGATCCCCAGGGTTCCGGCCTTGACGAACAACCGTGCCGTCTCGGCG includes:
- a CDS encoding cell division protein ZapA; protein product: MNVTPIVDDETPLGDQDPPNHVVMVDIQGLRYPVRSALDPSYVHKLARYVDVTMDAASTAVPIGESTKLAVLAALNIADECFRGRDDESRIAAELVEKAGELERLIDAVLNKHST
- the zapB gene encoding cell division protein ZapB; this translates as MSNTATATAADLAVVERLDEKIRQLITLVEKSRAEATKLRTDNDRLGKEVDALQAQLSDAAGVSTELQAMREERDQVRTRVADMLAQLDALQM
- a CDS encoding phenylalanine--tRNA ligase subunit beta, giving the protein MKILVSWLKEYVDVPVPIDQLAKDLTMRGFEVASVEPVNGDPDDAVIDFEVTANRPDCLSVLGMAREVAVKYGLALRSPVSAFSIGSSAFDARVPGTRNPAPAFAAGFGAASPDAIRVTVERPDLCPLYCAALVDVSIGPSPAWLAERLTLSGVRSINNIVDVTNYVLLELNQPLHAFDFDTIGDRHLVVRTARAGETLTTLDGVTRTLADDMLVIADAGTAQAVAGVMGGGATEIGPTTRTIALESAYFEPTQVRRTRRRLNLSTEASYRFERGVDPGMPARALRRAVELIVEIGAGTPRDGEVIVGTPSSTARSVRLRWSRIWRVLGMDVAPAEVEQILTLLGFHFRPIEDGGLRRKASSDGRTGSPLGAEALAEAASPAHDHPSPEWNVTVPGWRGDVTREEDLIEEIARCAGYERLPVTFPALAAPPAKTAPRLVRDARVRDVLVGAGFAEAVTFTFIERAAAVPFDAAPIAIANPLSELFAVLRPSVVPGVVDSLSHNRRREQHDIRLFEVGTRFTRTHGETRSVAIAWTGAAAAEHWSGSGRMVDLYDVLGVLQRVAETLRVRVDVEADDHPALLTGRAARLVAMHGNTRVDVGWVGQLSPSLGEARGLPAADAVLVAELDLDLAAPDYDPDRQPVMQALPRHPSVVRDLSIVLPADLPAVRVRGTIHASAPPTLVSVREFDRYQGKSLPDGKVSLSLRLTFRAAERTLTDAEVQHATDAILAALAADHGATLR
- the pheS gene encoding phenylalanine--tRNA ligase subunit alpha, which gives rise to MPDLSTSVSALRAEFDTALGAVTSAADLQAVRDRFLGRKQGLVTALYAEIGNAPADQKREIGRLANELKQAVEAGLEARKAVLGRAAIRTPGLDLTLAPRPLPVGSRHPLNAMRERIERIFVRMGYEILDGPEAEDDWHNFEALNMPADHPARDAQDTLYLEAPFVQGTRATGAPGAGVTLRPATLLRTHTSAMQIRYMERHAPPVRIIAPGRVYRRDNLDLTHTPMFQQVEALVVGEQVTMADLKGTLLGFAREFFDPKTPIMFKPSFFPYTEPSAEVFVGCQSCFGSGCSMCKRTGWIEIGGSGMVHPSVFEAVGIDPERYTGFAFGMGIERLALLAHRVDDIRAFYENDLRFLEQFAS
- the rplT gene encoding 50S ribosomal protein L20; this encodes MPRVKRGTVRRAKREKLLTLAKGYYANKSKLYRFAKEAVDRALKSAFVGRRRKKRDFRRLWIVRINAAARQQGISYSQFIAGLSRAGVTVDRKMLAELAVSEPSAFAALTSRAKDALKQQNA
- the rpmI gene encoding 50S ribosomal protein L35: MPKLKTHKGASKRFKRTASGKFLRGSAFKRHILTSKTTKRKRGLRGTVLVSAQDQGKLELMLPYK
- the infC gene encoding translation initiation factor IF-3, producing the protein MRGPRRDDRVRINERIRVREVRVIDEAGQQLGIMAPAQAVALAKSKGLDLVEVAATAVPPVCRITDYGKYQYNEQKKQRQARKHQKTIEVKEVKFRPKVDLHDYDFKKRNISRFLHEGDKVKAVVFFRGREIAHPEIGRRILERLIAELTEIAVAENLPRMEGNTMHTILSGRPGIKKVEKPSKPEREPRPEVEEDDTEMTAEELAAAAQAVADEDAAGTAPVVETPAERPAE
- the thrS gene encoding threonine--tRNA ligase, producing MTPVVLTLPDGSTRSVAAGTPVRDVAADVSPRLAKAALAARVDDQVVDLSYPLTQDARVQILTADGPDALKVYRHSTAHLLAAAVTKLFPGTQCGIGPVIEEPPGFYYDFVVQRPFVPEDLEKIEAEMRRLAQADEIFERQMWPRDEAMAFFGGRGEPLKVQLIEENTQGQSEVSVYTIKDRETFVDFCRGPHVPSTGKLKAFKLTTTSSAYWKGDAKNQPMQRVYGTAFFSDKDLQAHLARLEEAKKRDHRKVGKELGLFMFHPWAPGAAFWLHKGTVLYNGLAEYMRKVLYPAGYEEVKTPIIFNKALWETSGHWHHYRENMFVLEGDEGEAMALKAMNCPGHMLVFASQVRSYKDLPIRFHEQTALHRNEASGVLGGLTRVRQFSQDDAHCFVMQEQIGDEVQRLLALVQQVYGDLGLTFEVKLSTRPEQYLGQRETWDHAESQLKLALEGAGQAYTLNEGDGAFYGPKVDFDVTDAIGRKWQCATIQLDYQIPERFDLKYVGADNAEHRPVVIHRAIFGSFERFIALLIEHFAGAFPLWLAPLQAVVLPIADRHAAYAAQVQVELKAGGLRVGLDDRQEKIGYKIREAQLQKVPYMLVVGDKEVAEGTVSVRSRQGGDLGSRPVREFVTDAQAEIESKGQAGQPVGV